AAGCGTGCGGGTTAGGGCTTGCCTGTCCCGCCGCCGGCGGTGGCCCTGATAAACGTAAAATTATATGATTTATTAGCCCGGTCGTTTACGGCTGGGATATGAAATATAACTCGATAAAGGATAGGGCGTTCACGCCCTTATTATTCATCTGCCAAAACGCCGTGAACGGCGTCACGTATTTAAATGAACTAAAAAACCCAGCCATAAATGGCTGGGCTAAAGAGAATTACAATAGAATTATTTCTGCCTGATAACCACCAGTTTGTCCACAGCTGATTCCGCGCCCCAGACTTCACCTTTCCTGCTCTTTAATTGCATTCTGACCTCTTTAAACGGTGATTGAGCTATATTTTGGCATCTCGTCCCAGAGTCTGCCGTCCAATATTCTACCGGCTTTTTTCTTGTTCACACCTCCCCATTGCTTGAAAAAGAAATCGACTTTTTGCTTCACACATGTGTCTCTTATATCTCTTGCCCATTGAGCATCCATTGGTCTCGCGCCGGGACCAGATTCTCCTCCAACGATAGCCCAATCTATATTATTCAATTTTAGATTATTTAGAGGCCCCAGTAGCGGTTCGAGTGACAGGAATTTAATAATAGCAGGCGTTTTTCTCAAATCGTCTATTCTGTACGTATAATCTTCGTTTTCTACACTTACCCCCATCCAAATGTTATCTGTCCAAGGTAAATCTTTTGCTATCTCTAATAGTCGCTCTGACCTCTTTGTTAAAACCTGAAAAACGTGCTGATTAGCTTTTATCATTGTGGCAAAGACCTTTTCAATGAATTTGAACGGTACCTTATCATGAAAAAGATCGCTCATTGAGTTAACGAAGACCACTCTTGGCTTTTTCCATGAAAGAGGTGCATCAATCATATCTTCCTGCAATGTTAATT
This Candidatus Neomarinimicrobiota bacterium DNA region includes the following protein-coding sequences:
- a CDS encoding phage Gp37/Gp68 family protein; translated protein: MVFKSHIEWTDSTWNPVTGCDKVSPGCKHCYAERMAKRLHAMGQYRYRNNFKLTLQEDMIDAPLSWKKPRVVFVNSMSDLFHDKVPFKFIEKVFATMIKANQHVFQVLTKRSERLLEIAKDLPWTDNIWMGVSVENEDYTYRIDDLRKTPAIIKFLSLEPLLGPLNNLKLNNIDWAIVGGESGPGARPMDAQWARDIRDTCVKQKVDFFFKQWGGVNKKKAGRILDGRLWDEMPKYSSITV